From the Longimicrobium sp. genome, the window CGGCTGCGCGTCCATGGCGAGGTCGTTCCCCAGTGGACGCAGTTCGTGCGGCAGGGCGGCGAGGTTGACCTGGCCGCGCTGGAGAACGGCGGATGGGTGATGTCGTGCAGCGACATGTTCTTCGGCCACCGGCAGAACCTGATCCTTCCCGGGCGCTCGCTGTTCATGGGCGATGGATGGGAAACACGCCGGCGTCGCGGCCCGGGGTACGACTGGAGCATCATCCGCCTGGCCGCGCCGGGGCCGATCCACCGGGTGGAGATCGACACCGACCACTTCAAGGGCAACCCGCCCGAGCGCTGCTGGATGGAAGGCATCCACCGTCCCGGCGCGACGGCCGAGGAGTTGGCCGACGGGGCGGCGCCCTGGACGATGCTGCTGCCGGAAAGCAGGCTTCAGCCCCACGCCCGATTCCGGTTCGAGGACCTGGACACCATCGGCGCGGTGACGCACGTGCGGCTGAACATCGCCCCGGACGGCGGGATCGCGCGGCTGCGCGTGTTCGGCACCCTGGCAGAGGCCCCGCGGTGAGCCACCTCACGCGCCTGAACGAGCTGCCGCCCGCCGACG encodes:
- the alc gene encoding allantoicase, which translates into the protein MTDFADLPDLAAERLGGAVLLANDEFFAPKEGLLKPGAPEWREGEYTERGKWMDGWETRRHSPDHDWCIVRLGTPGIIRGVVVDTSFFRGNYPEHCSIEACAIHGTPSLEHLASAAEWTEIVPKSPLQGDHRNTFPVAHEGLVTHLRLNIHPDGGVARLRVHGEVVPQWTQFVRQGGEVDLAALENGGWVMSCSDMFFGHRQNLILPGRSLFMGDGWETRRRRGPGYDWSIIRLAAPGPIHRVEIDTDHFKGNPPERCWMEGIHRPGATAEELADGAAPWTMLLPESRLQPHARFRFEDLDTIGAVTHVRLNIAPDGGIARLRVFGTLAEAPR